A genome region from Gadus chalcogrammus isolate NIFS_2021 chromosome 5, NIFS_Gcha_1.0, whole genome shotgun sequence includes the following:
- the si:ch211-266g18.10 gene encoding titin isoform X2, giving the protein MAEARGVGAVAPPAASVRPRGLGLLGTLRVSVELVVALVALISWGVVGVVMFDFVEHQAVPDIQEIMLNPIQSVNNAFDEVSSLFYKVQECSPELSDPMSVANYATEEMAEVKDAVFQKFSDKDGNFYLSYVDPVIIGRSFFHSTNDYLCENICCFKDLFCTLLDVILDTLTNINAGKTDLSTVDPVVVGRGVFAASNDLTNGVLSYVQDMLCAMVDTILGVGKGATDLSFTDPLVVIRDSFHVADKSIGGVVSYAQDGLCDVLDSILDMTKGTADLSFIDPVVVGRDVFSVTMGFVDGLVGYIQDMLCTVLDTVLETAKGIQEAMGFSPMEVLSRIKEIITGEVKMLVAYFSNLLTDEQGILPEVTVAPMQVVTDVLVEMTDKKELFVGYMASMITGDQGEPVVTPPVVSEEEITDHKAETLTETEPTFEEPIKEDQEEEVQALEAEEKGEEGDDATEEEEEEALKEILLNEDEAEEHFKTEEMTEQEEADDDETDMEEEEEARGEEEVDDDEEKQTGSVADEIGELKEEAEKLEKNALDEEEVDLEEEAREEEDLLEEEEKEEVLLEEVLLEQDTEEEEVVLEKEDREEEDDLDQEENEEVILDEEEVEEILLDEELEEKADLLDKELEDVEFRLKEGEENFLFAEDWEDEEDFLEEELEKEEFILEEEEKKEVLLDKEWEDEDLLEDELKKEEYILEVEEEVLFDEEWEDKDLLEEEIEKEEDRLNDDGREDDEKLLEEERDEIQTDEDLQEKKESEKEDDLLEEMKDEFEEGDASKLDKLEEDEGEELGLEEGIQSEQLELEDLKTEEEVLEAEVMVEIDEDLEFDSEDQPTQDGDTNEHLDYDKVDLSEEGKDTHLTSLDEEETASYTKTDETEEFHTEKDLSEDEEADDIDMRDENVSAYQDQYVENVVPVEPKQQEEGDYIIDEDVITGEGEEHREDDKKEEEDEMLVEHLHLEILSAEQPVTFDAVSEVISEDVQKISTPPPFSDQDDVSDDVDENNNNSSESTKAEPRRRKKVYVRSDETRRVGFMAMFKASSLKNKDRLDQKDVKEEKTTLSKDLKRSGDPSEQKLSKEEKKWKKSSKEAEEPQTPSKRDEEIMKPSEEQKQMKVLRTDAKEPSKSIIKSKDKTEPKALSKEKENIKKQSKGVKKLQKPSGEEIALKKLAKVEKVAQKPTKHDKEPQKLSDEEKYTKKPSGQITKPKTLTEEGDKANKTDTPSKKGKGLKKSLKEENVTKSSKVERVQIKPSKEDEVKKQAKVKGLLKVKEEVKEPSQKEKDEKKPSKEKTEIKRPEQKSTSEEMDQVEKRAKDKIDSQKPLKEEKAPKMPLKKSTKQHSEKVKTLIKPSKEEKEMKKPSKKEEVLEKTSDKGKVLEVKKPSKEIKELPKSHKDGNDTQSSKEEREPFKSLKEEPKQQKPSKEKEVKKPLKDKKGETVPSKEEVEKPSEKKEKGKSEVETKPSKDAKSPPLKSSKEEKEKTVPSKREKYVKEVKESKKTPGSKTVIELQKEQKGIRRPLVETKPSRGGKEAKKRSGKDKGPEKKENYVKKPSKAEKQSGKHSEEKLQILSKIEVINETTKKENLTVSAKELKYLKKHSKEEPKKLPEKEKVRKPSKELSKQEEHLEKPLKEKEINKSSEAKTKASKEAKKSHKLTVREKETRKLIKLLKEFTQEEEVIKQNKPSKGQTVQAVLLKEDKKAKKLLEKPEAKKPLKEKETLKEPSKEVRESMAPSKEEIKSEVSKVEKHAKEQPKTQKAKRTPEDEKQAEKPSKEFKETKTTPEDERVKKTPKKQQGLKKPEVETKPSKGAKEAKEIFRKIVLKRVPSKEENVTVSSNVQKDLKKNSTVEPKKLPVKEKERKQSKEEALPSKEDEEAKKHLKEPETRKPLKEKKTVMKQSKEIRKSKVPTKLETRSENVSKDKKLATELKEQELTKVPKEEIKTEKVSKEDKTVKKPKEQEPTKPVKEEIKTEKVSKEEKPVKKPKEQEPTKPLKEQIKKEKASKLEIQVKKHKEQEPTLPPKEEIKKEKVSKDEKVVKKPKEQEPTKPPKEEIKTEKVSKMEKTVKKSTEQEPIKPQKEEIKTEKVSKVEKTVKKSKELEQTKPLKEEIKAEKVSKLEIQVKKPKEQEPTKPIKEEIKTEKVSKEEKTVKKFKAQEPTKPVKEEIKTEKVSKLEIQVKKPKEQEPTKPPKEIKTEKVSKEEKTVKKQPKEQEPAKPLKEEIKTEKVSKEEKPVKKPKEQEPTKPSEVIQTEKVSKEEKPVKKPKEQEPTKPPKEEIKTEKVSKDEKTVKKSKEQEPTKPPKEIKTEKVSKEEKTVKKQPKEQEPAKPLKEEIKTEKVSKEEKPVKKPKEQEPTKPSEVIQTEKVSKEEKPVKKPKEQEPTKPPKEEIKTEKVSKDEKTVKKSKELEQTKPLKEEIKTEKVSKLEIQVKKPKEQEPTEPPKEIKTEKVSKMEKTVKTSTEQEPIKPQKEEIKTEKVSKLEIQVKKSKEQEPARPLKEEVNTEKVSKLEIQVKKPKEQEPAKPLKEEIKKEMVSKENKSVKKPKEEPTKPPKEDIKTENVSKLEIQVKKPKEQEPTKPLKEIKTEKVSKMEKTVKKPQEQEPTKPIKEEIKTEKVSKKEKPVKKHEEYEPTKPIKEEIKTEEVSKEEKPVKKPKEQESTKPVKEEIKTEKVSKLEIQVKKPKEQEPTEPPKEIKTEKVSKEEKPVKKQPKEQEPTKPTKEEIKTEKVSKLEKTVKKSTEQEPIKPQKEEIKTEKVSKLEIQVKKSKEQEPAKPIKEEIKTERFSKAEKTVKKHKEHEPTKPLKEEIKKEMVSKEKKSVKKPIEDPTKPPKEDPTKPPKEEIKTENVSKLEIQVKKPKEQEPTKPLKVIKTEKVSKIEKTVKKPKEQEPTKPIKEEIKTENVSKEEKPVKTFKEPEPTQPVKEEIKTEKVSKMEKTVKKPKEQEPTKPVKEEIKTEKVSKLEIQVKKPKELEPTKPPKEIKTDKVSKEEKPVKKQPKEQKQTKPIKEEIKTEKVSKDKKTVKKPKEQEPTKPPKEEIKIEKVSTLDAKPVKKSKEQEPSKPSKEETKTEKVLKVEMQVKKPKEQEPTKKPPKEEIKDEKTPKKLSKKEAEKPTKDVAVATKSSKMAIQLKRIAKAEEKSIKPGLLKKPVTKTDDEPKKSPKMIRVVRETRIIKEHLNVTKTEDGLKKTIKMVKADTEEAVAAPKKSHLNVTKTEVESAMEPEELKHKAKLSKKDAELTKDKSKPAHTKKDAEADKENTASLKKEKEKSKSAIPTKETGVVKEKSKSMASKIEVDYLRKNATLEKERMKAMQLKKEAPKRAIPPAARKYTGDEKPKRKTTTKKEERRLKEKQKTATKGKSVEKKTAKEEKAKVEQSSTDDYLLEDEPYFQCFFVDEDEAQFPFYAFSPLQM; this is encoded by the exons ATGGCTGAAG ccaGGGGTGTGGGAGCTGTGGCCCCTCCTGCAGCCTCTGTCCGGCCCCGTGGTCTGGGTCTGCTGGGAACGCTGAGGGTCTccgtggagttggtggtggctCTTGTGGCGCTCATCTCCTGGGGGGTCGTGGGGGTCGTGATGTTCGACTTTGTAGAACATCAGGCTGTTCCAG ACATACAGGAGATTATGCTGAATCCCATACAATCTGTTAACAATGCCTTCGATGAAGTCTCAAGCCTCTTCTATAAAGTTCAAG AGTGTTCACCGGAATTAAGTGACCCAATGTCGGTAGCAAATTATGCAACGGAAGAAATGGCAGAAGTCAAGGACGCAGTCTTTCAAAAGTTTTCTGATAAAGATG GAAACTTCTACCTGAGCTACGTTGACCCGGTGATCATTGGACGAAGCTTCTTCCATTCTACGAATGATTACCTGTGTGAAAACATATGCTGCTTTAAGGACTTGTTCTGTACACTGTTGGATGTCATACTAGACACTTTAACCAACATCAATGCAG GAAAAACTGACCTTAGCACCGTTGACCCTGTGGTCGTTGGCAGAGGCGTCTTCGCAGCTTCTAACGACCTAACGAATGGCGTGCTTAGCTACGTCCAGGATATGCTCTGCGCCATGGTGGACACTATCCTGGGTGTAGGGAAAG GGGCCACAGACCTTAGCTTCACTGACCCTTTGGTCGTAATCAGGGATTCCTTCCATGTTGCCGACAAATCTATAGGTGGAGTAGTGAGTTATGCCCAGGATGGACTGTGTGATGTCCTAGATAGCATACTGGACATGACAAAAG GAACCGCTGACCTTAGCTTCATTGACCCTGTGGTGGTGGGCAGGGATGTCTTCAGTGTTACTATGGGCTTCGTAGACGGATTAGTAGGCTACATTCAGGACATGCTGTGCACTGTTTTGGATACAGTTTTGGAAACCGCCAAAG GTATCCAGGAGGCCATGGGATTCAGTCCCATGGAGGTGCTAAGCAGAATAAAGGAGATCATCACTGGAGAGGTGAAGATGCTTGTGGCCTACTTCTCCAACCTGCTGACGGATGAACAAG GAATCCTTCCTGAGGTAACAGTTGCTCCCATGCAAGTGGTCACTGATGTTTTGGTGGAAATGACCGACAAGAAAGAGCTGTTTGTGGGTTATATGGCAAGCATGATCACTGGTGATCAAG GTGAACCTGTAGTAACACCGCCGGTTGTAAGTGAAGAAG AGATCACTGACCACAAAGCCGAAACACTGACAGAAACAGAGCCAACCTTTGAAGAGCCCATCAAGGAGGACCAAGAGGAAGAGGTTCAGGCCCTCGAAGCCgaggaaaagggagaggaaggagatgatgcaacagaggaggaggaagaagaggcacTTAAGGAAATCCTGCTTAATGAAGATGAGGCTGAGGAACATTTCAAAACCGAGGAGATGACAGAGCAGGAGGAAGCAGATGACGATGAGacggacatggaggaggaggaggaggctaggggggaagaggaagtggaTGACGACGAGGAGAAGCAGACTGGTAGTGTGGCAGATGAGATAGGGGAACTGAAAGAAGAGGCAGAGAAATTGGAGAAAAATGCATTagatgaggaagaggtagaTCTAGAAGAGGAagccagggaggaagaggatctcctggaggaggaggagaaagaggaggttcTTTTAGAGGAGGTTCTCCTAGAGcaggacacagaggaggaggaggttgtcctggagaaggaggacagagaggaagaggatgatctAGAtcaggaggagaatgaggaggttATCTTggacgaagaggaggtggaggagattcTCTTAgatgaggagttggaggagaagGCGGATCTCTTAGACAAGGAGTTGGAGGATGTAGAATTTCGCTTaaaggagggggaagagaattTTCTCTTTGCTGAAGACTGGGAGGATGAAGAAGATTTCTTAGAGGAGGAGTTGGAAAAAGAAGAGTTTAtcttagaggaggaggagaagaaggaggtcCTCTTAGATAAAGAATGGGAGGATGAGGATCTCTTAGAGGATGAGTTGAAGAAAGAAGAGTATAtcttggaggtggaggaggaggttctcTTTGATGAGGAGTGGGAGGATAAGGATCTCTTAGAGGAGGAGATTGAGAAAGAGGAGGATCGCTTAAATGATGATGGCAGGGAGGATGATGAGAAACTcttagaggaagagagagacgagaTTCAGACAGATGAGGACCTTCAAGAaaagaaggagagcgagaaagaggatGATCTCCTAGAGGAGATGAAGGATGAATTTGAAGAGGGAGATGCATCAAAACTAGACAAATTAGAGGAAGACGAAGGAGAGGAGCTTGGATTAGAGGAGGGGATCCAATCAGAACAATTAGAACTGGAGGACCtcaagacagaggaggaggtcttaGAGGCTGAGGTAATGGTGGAGATAGATGAGGACCTTGAGTTCGATTCTGAAGACCAACCGACTCAAGATGGAGACACAAATGAGCATCTAGATTATGATAAAGTAGACCTCAGTGAAGAAGGGAAGGACACACATCTGACTTCTCTTGACGAAGAAGAGACAGCATCTTACACCAAGACGGATGAAACTGAAGAATTTCATACCGAAAAAGACCTTTCTGAGGATGAAGAGGCAGATGACATCGACATGAGAGATGAAAATGTAAGCGCTTATCAAGATCAATATGTAGAAAATGTTGTACCTGTTGAACCAAAGCaacaggaggaaggagactaCATCATCGATGAAGATGTCATtactggggagggggaggaacacAGAGAGGATGACAAAAAGGAGGAAGAAGATGAAATGCTTGTTGAGCACCTCCATCTTGAAATCCTGAGTGCAGAACAGCCCGTCACCTTCGATGCAGTGTCCGAAGTAATCAGTGAAGATGTGCAAAAGATCTCGACTCCACCACCATTCTCTGACCAAGATGATGTGTCTGACGACGTCGacgagaacaacaacaacagcagtgaAAGCACGAAAGCGGAAccgaggagaaggaagaaggtTTACGTTCGTTCTGATGAGACCAGAAGGGTAGGATTCATGGCAATGTTCAAAGCCTCAAGTCTCAAGAACAAAGATCGACTGGACCAGAAAG AtgtaaaagaagaaaaaacaacactttCCAAAGACCTGAAACGGTCTGGTGACCCATCTGAACAAAAGCTTTCCAAGGAAGAGAAGAAGTGGAAGAAATCATCCAAAGAAGCTGAGGAACcacaaacaccatcaaaaagAGATGAAGAAATAATGAAACCTTctgaagaacaaaaacaaatgaaggTACTAAGAACCGATGCAAAAGAACCATCAAAATCTATCATCAAATCTAAAGATAAAACAGAACCAAAGGCACTGTCTaaggaaaaggaaaacattAAGAAACAATCAAAGGGTGTGAAGAAACTACAGAAGCCCTCTGGGGAAGAAATTGCATTGAAGAAACTTGCAAAGGTAGAAAAAGTAGCTCAGAAACCAACAAAACATGATAAGGAACCACAAAAGCTTTCTGATGAAGAAAAATACACGAAGAAACCTTCAGGTCAAATAACTAAACCAAAGACTCTGACTGAGGAAGGCGACAAAGCTAATAAAACAGATACACCGTCCAAAAAGGGGAAAGGCCTAAAGAAGTCTTTAAAGGAAGAAAATGTGACGAAATCTTCAAAGGTAGAAAGGGTGCAAATAAAACCATCCAAGGAGGATGAAGTGAAGAAACAAGCAAAGGTAAAGGGACTTTTGAAGGTTAAAGAAGAAGTGAAAGAACCATCTCAAAAAGAGAAGGATGAAAAGAAGCCCTCTAAAGAAAAGACTGAAATAAAGAGACCTGAGCAAAAATCTACATCTGAGGAAATGGACCAGGTTGAGAAAAGAGCTAAAGATAAAATAGATTCACAGAAACCACTTAAGGAAGAGAAAGCACCAAAAATGCCTTTAAAGAAAAGCACTAAACAACATTCTGAAAAAGTTAAGACATTAATAAAACCAtctaaagaagaaaaggaaATGAAGAAACCCTCTAAAAAAGAAGAGGTTTTAGAGAAGACTTCTGACAAGGGAAAAGTTCTGGAAGTGAAGAAGCCTTCCAAGGAAATTAAAGAACTACCCAAGTCTCATAAGGACGGAAACGACACACAATCTTctaaagaggagagagaaccaTTTAAATCATTGAAAGAAGAGCCAAAACAACAGAAACCTTCTAAAGAGAAGGAAGTGAAGAAACCTTTGAAGGACAAAAAAGGGGAAACTGTGCCTTCcaaggaagaggtggagaagcCCTCtgaaaagaaggagaaagggaaaTCTGAAGTAGAAACCAAACCTTCAAAAGATGCAAAGAGTCCACCACTAAAATCCTCcaaagaggagaaagaaaaaactGTGCCAtcaaagagagaaaaatatgTCAAAGAGGTCAAGGAATCAAAGAAAACTCCTGGATCCAAGACAGTTATAGAACTCCAGAAAGAACAGAAGGGAATTAGGAGACCTCTGGTAGAAACCAAACCATCTAGAGGTGGCAAGGAAGCAAAGAAACGATCTGGAAAAGACAAAGGAccagagaagaaagaaaattatGTGAAGAAGCCATCTAAAGCAGAGAAACAGTCTGGCAAACATTCTGAGGAAAAACTACAAATCCTATCTAAGATAGAGGTAATAAATGAAACTACCAAAAAGGAAAATCTAACTGTATCTGCTAAGGAGCTGAAATACCTTAAGAAACACTCTAAGGAAGAACCAAAGAAACTTCCTGAAAAAGAGAAAGTAAGAAAGCCTTCCAAGGAACTATCCAAGCAAGAGGAACATTTGGAAAAACCTTTAAAggaaaaggaaataaataaatcgtcTGAAGCCAAAACTAAAGCGTCCAAGGAGGCAAAGAAATCGCACAAACTCACAGTACGGGAAAAAGAAACAAGGAAATTAATCAAATTGCTGAAGGAATTTACTCAAGAAGAGGAAGTGATAAAGCAAAATAAGCCTTCTAAAGGACAAACAGTACAGGCGGTTCTTCTTAAGGAAGATAAAAAGGCAAAGAAACTTCTGGAAAAACCTGAGGCAAAGAAACCACTTAAGGAAAAGGAAACATTAAAGGAACCATCCAAAGAAGTAAGGGAATCGATGGCACCCTCTAAAGAAGAAATTAAATCAGAGGTTTCAAAAGTGGAAAAACATGCCAAGGAACAACCTAAAACACAAAAAGCAAAAAGAACACCTGAAGATGAGAAACAGGCTGAGAAACCATCTAAGGAATTCAAGGAAACAAAGACAACTCCTGAAGATGAGAGAGTTAAGAAAACACCTAAAAAACAGCAGGGGCTTAAGAAACCTGAAGTAGAAACAAAACCATCTAAAGGTGCCAAGGAAGCAAAGGAAATCTTTAGAAAGATAGTGTTAAAAAGGGTCCCTTCCAAAGAGGAAAATGTAACTGTATCCTCTAACGTGCAGAAAGACCTAAAGAAAAACTCTACAGTAGAACCAAAGAAACTCCCtgtaaaagagaaagaaagaaagcagtCCAAAGAAGAGGCTCTTCCTTCTAAGGAAGATGAAGAAGCAAAGAAACACCTCAAAGAACCTGAGACAAGGAAACCACTTAAGGAAAAGAAAACCGTTATGAAACAATCAAAAGAAATAAGGAAATCAAAGGTACCGACTAAACTAGAAACTAGATCAGAGAATGTTTCAAAGGATAAAAAACTAGCAACGGAACTTAAAGAACAAGAACTCACAAAAGTACCAAAAGAAGAAATCAAAACAGAGAAGGTTTCAAAGGAGGATAAAACAGTGAAGAAACCTAAAGAACAAGAACCAACAAAACCAGTTAAAGAAGAAATCAAAACAGAGAAGGTTTCAAAGGAGGAAAAACCAGTGAAGAAACCCAAAGAACAGGAACCAACAAAACCACTTAAAGAACAAATCAAGAAAGAGAAGGCTTCGAAATTGGAAATACAGGTGAAGAAACATAAAGAACAAGAACCAACTCTACCACCTAAAGAAGAAATCAAGAAAGAGAAGGTTTCAAAGGATGAGAAAGTAGTGAAGAAACCTAAAGAACAGGAACCAACAAAACCACCTAAAGAAGAAATCAAAACAGAGAAGGTTTCAAAGATGGAAAAAACTGTGAAGAAGTCTACAGAACAAGAACCAATAAAACCACAGAAAGAAGAAATCAAAACAGAGAAGGTTTCAAAGGTCGAAAAAACTGTGAAGAAATCTAAAGAACTTGAACAAACAAAACCACTTAAAGAAGAAATCAAGGCAGAGAAGGTTTCAAAGTTGGAAATACAGGTGAAGAAACCTAAAGAACAGGAACCAACAAAACCAATTAAAGAAGAAATCAAGACAGAGAAGGTCtcaaaggaggaaaaaacagtGAAGAAATTTAAAGCACAAGAACCAACAAAACCAGTTAAAGAAGAAATCAAAACAGAGAAGGTTTCAAAGTTGGAAATACAGGTGAAGAAACCTAAAGAACAGGAACCAACAAAACCacctaaagaaataaaaacagagaAGGTTTCAAAGGAGGAAAAAACGGTGAAAAAACAACCCAAAGAACAAGAACCAGCTAAACCACTTAAAGAAGAAATCAAAACAGAGAAGGTTTCAAAGGAGGAAAAACCAGTGAAGAAACCCAAAGAACAAGAACCAACAAAACCATCTGAAGTAATCCAAACTGAGAAGGTTTCAAAGGAAGAAAAACCAGTGAAGAAACCTAAAGAACAGGAACCAACAAAACCACCTaaagaagaaataaaaacagagaAGGTTTCAAAGGACGAAAAAACTGTGAAGAAATCTAAAGAACAGGAACCAACAAAACCacctaaagaaataaaaacagagaAGGTTTCAAAGGAGGAAAAAACGGTGAAAAAACAACCCAAAGAACAAGAACCAGCTAAACCACTTAAAGAAGAAATCAAAACAGAGAAGGTTTCAAAGGAGGAAAAACCAGTGAAGAAACCCAAAGAACAAGAACCAACAAAACCATCTGAAGTAATCCAAACTGAGAAGGTTTCAAAGGAAGAAAAACCAGTGAAGAAACCTAAAGAACAGGAACCAACAAAACCACCTaaagaagaaataaaaacagagaAGGTTTCAAAGGACGAAAAAACTGTGAAGAAATCTAAAGAACTTGAACAAACAAAACCACTTAAGGAAGAAATCAAGACAGAGAAGGTTTCAAAGTTGGAAATACAGGTGAAGAAACCTAAAGAACAGGAACCAACAGAACCacctaaagaaataaaaacagagaAGGTTTCAAAGATGGAAAAAACTGTGAAGACGTCTACAGAACAAGAACCAATAAAACCACAGAAAGAAGAAATCAAAACAGAGAAGGTTTCAAAGTTGGAAATACAGGTGAAGAAATCTAAAGAACAAGAACCAGCAAGACCACTTAAAGAAGAAGTCAACACAGAGAAGGTTTCAAAGTTGGAAATACAGGTGAAGAAACCCAAAGAACAAGAACCAGCAAAACCACTTAAAGAAGAAATCAAGAAAGAGATGGTTTCAAAGGAGAATAAATCTGTGAAGAAACCTAAAGAAGAACCAACAAAACCACCTAAAGAAGATATCAAAACAGAGAATGTTTCAAAGTTAGAAATACAGGTGAAGAAACCCAAAGAACAAGAACCAACAAAACCACTTAAAGAAATCAAGACAGAGAAGGTTTCAAAGATGGAAAAAACTGTGAAGAAACCTCAAGAACAGGAACCAACAAAACCAATTAAAGAAGAAATCAAGACAGAGAAGGTCTCAAAGAAGGAAAAACCAGTGAAGAAACACGAAGAATACGAACCAACAAAACCAATTAAAGAAGAAATCAAGACAGAGGAGGTCTCAAAGGAGGAAAAACCAGTGAAGAAACCTAAAGAACAGGAATCAACAAAACCAGTTAAAGAAGAAATCAAGACAGAGAAGGTTTCAAAGTTGGAAATACAAGTGAAGAAACCTAAAGAACAGGAACCAACAGAACCacctaaagaaataaaaacagagaAGGTTTCAAAGGAGGAAAAACCTGTGAAAAAACAACCCAAAGAACAAGAACCAACAAAACCAACTAAAGAAGAAATCAAAACAGAGAAGGTTTCAAAGTTGGAAAAAACTGTGAAGAAGTCTACAGAACAAGAACCAATAAAACCACAGAAAGAAGAAATCAAAACAGAGAAGGTTTCAAAGTTGGAAATACAGGTGAAGAAATCTAAAGAACAAGAACCAGCAAAACCAATTAAAGAAGAAATCAAGACAGAGAGGTTTTCAAAGGCGGAAAAAACAGTGaagaaacacaaagaacacGAACCAACAAAACCCCTTAAAGAAGAAATCAAGAAAGAGATGGTCTCAAAGGAGAAAAAATCTGTGAAGAAACCTATAGAAGATCCAACAAAACCACCTAAAGAAGATCCAACAAAACCACCTAAAGAAGAAATCAAAACAGAGAACGTTTCAAAGTTAGAAATACAGGTGAAGAAACCTAAAGAACAAGAACCAACAAAACCACTTAAAGTAATCAAGACAGAGAAGGTTTCAAAGATCGAAAAAACTGTGAAGAAACCTAAAGAACAAGAACCAACAAAACCAATTAAAGAAGAAATCAAGACAGAGAATGTCTCAAAGGAGGAAAAACCAGTGAAGACATTTAAAGAACCAGAACCAACACAACCAGTTAAAGAAGAAATCAAGACAGAGAAGGTTTCAAAGATGGAAAAAACAGTGAAGAAACCTAAAGAACAGGAACCAACAAAACCAGTTAAAGAAGAAATCAAGACAGAGAAGGTTTCAAAGTTGGAAATACAGGTGAAGAAACCTAAAGAACTGGAACCAACAAAACCacctaaagaaataaaaacagataAGGTTTCAAAGGAGGAAAAACCAGTGAAAAAACAACccaaagaacaaaaacaaacaaaaccaattaAAGAAGAAATCAAAACAGAAAAGGTTTCAAAGGACAAAAAAACAGTAAAGAAACCTAAAGAACAAGAACCAACAAAACCACCTAAAGAAGAAATTAAGATAGAGAAGGTTTCAACGTTGGATGCAAAACCAGTGAAGAAATCTAAAGAACAAGAACCATCAAAACCATCTAAAGAAGAAACCAAGACAGAGAAGGTGTTGAAGGTGGAAATGCAGGTGAAGAAACCAAAAGAGCAAGAACCAACCAAGAAACCACCTAAAGAAGAAATCAAAGACGAAAAGACACCAAAGAAACTTTCCAAAAAGGAGGCGGAAAAGCCTACCAAAGATGTGGCAGTAGCAACAAAGTCCTCTAAAATGGCAATCCAACTCAAGAGGATTGCTAAGGCAGAGGAGAAATCAATAAAACCAGGTCTTCTCAAAAAACCAGTCACTAAGACAG ACGATGAACCCAAGAAGTCTCCAAAGATGATTCGGGTTGTCAGGGAGACCAGAATTATAAAGGAGCATCTCAATGTTACAAAAACAG AAGATGGACTGAAGAAGACGATCAAGATGGTCAAAGCTGACACAGAGGAAGCAGTCGCTGCCCCTAAAAAGTCTCACCTTAATGTTACAAAAACAG AAGTGGAGAGTGCCATGGAGCCAGAAGAACTTAAACACAAAGCCAAGCTATCTAAGAAAG atGCTGAGCTCACCAAAGACAAATCCAAACCTGCTCATACAAAGAAAG atGCTGAAGCTGACAAAGAGAATACAGCTTCTTTGAAGAAAG AGAAAGAAAAGTCCAAATCAGCCATCCCCACAAAAG AAACTGGGGTTGTGAAGGAAAAGTCCAAATCAATGGCATCAAAGATAG AGGTTGATTATCTGCGCAAAAATGCCACTCTAGAAAAGGAGCGGATGAAGGCTATGCAATTGAAAAAAG AAGCACCAAAGAGGGCCATACCCCCAGCAGCAAGGAAATACACAG GGGACGAAAAACCGAAAAGGAAGACTACTACAAAGAAag aGGAAAGGCGTCTTAAGGAGAAACAAAAGACAGCGACCAAGG gaaaatCTGTTGAGAAGAAGACTGCAAAAGAAGAGAAAGCAAAGG TAGAACAGTCTTCAACAGACGACTACCTACTGGAAG ATGAGCCCTATTTCCAGTGCTTCTTCGTGGACGAGGACGAAGCCCAGTTTCCTTTCTACGCCTTCTCGCCACTGCAGATGTGA